In Alistipes ihumii AP11, a genomic segment contains:
- the dinB gene encoding DNA polymerase IV, producing MPERKIIHIDMDAFYASVEQRDHPEYRGRPLVVGRAEGRGVVAAASYEARQYGIRSAMPSVRAVRLCPDLIFVPGRMEVYRSVSAQIHRIFHEYTDLVEPLALDEAFLDVTENKVGLALAVDVARAIRRRIRDELGLVASAGVSYNKFLAKVASDYRKPDGLCTIHPDRAAAFIARLPIEAFWGVGRVTARRMHELGIRSGADLRAQPLDFLVERFGKAGRLYHQFAQGIDLRPVCPTRVRKSVGCESTFESDRVTLGEMSEELYALSARLRRRLERAAFRGHTLTLKVKFADFRQITRSLSPGEELSASSGLFPLAERLLRESGVPGRPVRLLGLSVSNPAQDLPPEQHELYRQLRLEF from the coding sequence GTGCCCGAGCGCAAGATCATACATATCGACATGGACGCTTTCTATGCCTCCGTCGAGCAGCGCGACCATCCCGAGTACCGGGGCCGTCCGCTGGTCGTCGGCCGTGCCGAGGGCCGGGGCGTGGTAGCCGCGGCCAGCTACGAGGCGCGACAGTACGGTATCCGTTCGGCTATGCCGTCGGTCCGGGCCGTGCGGCTGTGTCCCGACCTGATTTTCGTGCCCGGGCGCATGGAGGTTTACCGGAGCGTGTCGGCACAGATTCATCGCATTTTCCATGAGTACACCGATCTGGTCGAGCCGCTCGCGCTGGACGAGGCTTTTCTGGACGTGACCGAAAACAAGGTCGGTTTGGCGCTGGCCGTCGACGTGGCCCGGGCCATACGGCGCCGCATCCGCGACGAGCTGGGGCTTGTCGCTTCGGCCGGCGTGTCGTACAACAAGTTTCTGGCGAAAGTGGCTTCCGACTATCGCAAGCCCGACGGGCTGTGCACGATCCATCCCGACCGCGCGGCGGCCTTTATCGCGCGTTTGCCGATCGAGGCGTTTTGGGGAGTGGGGCGAGTAACGGCCCGCCGGATGCACGAGCTGGGCATCCGTAGCGGGGCCGATCTGCGGGCGCAGCCGCTCGACTTTCTCGTCGAGCGTTTCGGCAAGGCGGGGCGCCTGTATCACCAGTTCGCACAGGGAATCGATCTGCGTCCGGTCTGCCCGACGCGCGTGCGCAAATCGGTCGGCTGCGAGTCGACGTTCGAGAGCGACCGCGTGACGCTCGGCGAGATGAGCGAGGAGCTGTACGCGCTTTCGGCCCGGCTTCGCCGTCGGCTCGAACGCGCCGCGTTCCGAGGCCATACGCTGACGCTCAAGGTCAAGTTCGCCGATTTCCGCCAGATAACCCGGAGCCTTTCGCCCGGAGAAGAGCTGTCGGCCTCATCCGGATTGTTTCCGCTGGCGGAGCGCTTGCTGCGCGAGTCCGGCGTGCCGGGCCGTCCGGTCAGGCTGCTGGGCCTTTCGGTGTCGAATCCGGCGCAGGACCTGCCGCCCGAGCAGCACGAGCTGTACCGCCAGCTGCGACTGGAGTTTTGA
- a CDS encoding alpha-L-rhamnosidase C-terminal domain-containing protein: MKKLLAFSCLMCAATLSAAGPMGKGSLPPVFPKDVADKAQFDTRTRAYLSPVRVMWTQNGELIDGAQNLLLQGNGQATTAATPKVVFTAKEGKRPSILLDFGREIHGGLQFVTCIRASTKPVKVRVRLGESVGEAMCNITPENGATNDHAMRDYTIELPWLGVCEVGNSGFRFVRIDLLEDDVELPIKEIRASLLYRDIPYLGSFRSSDPRVDSIWMTGAYTLHLNLQEYLVEAPKRDRLVWLGDLHPEVRTALAVFGDNEALSRGLDFARDETPLPGWMNGMCSYSLWWVLIHRDYYKYRGDMDYLREQQPYLSQLLRILMSKVDAEGREHLDGGGRFLDWPTSEDTLAIDAGLHALMLMTLEAGGEMLTALGDKELAGQCFETAGRMKKVTPDYRTSKQSAALIALAGIVPAEKANEEVLSVGGPHGFSTFYGYYMLQAQAKAGDYAGAIRNMKDYWGGMLDLGATTFWEDFDVDWLKNAARIDELTPAGKIDVHRTYGDYCYKGYRHSLAHGWASGPTAFLSEYVLGVQIVEPGCKVVRVEPHLGDLEWVEGTVPTPYGVIRVRHDKRPDGTVRSKIEAPKGVKVIK; encoded by the coding sequence ATGAAAAAACTTTTAGCCTTCTCTTGTTTGATGTGCGCCGCGACGCTGTCGGCCGCCGGTCCGATGGGCAAGGGCAGCCTGCCCCCCGTTTTCCCGAAAGACGTGGCCGACAAGGCGCAGTTCGATACCCGGACGCGGGCCTATCTGTCGCCTGTTCGCGTGATGTGGACGCAAAACGGCGAGCTGATCGACGGCGCGCAGAACCTGTTGTTGCAGGGCAACGGCCAGGCTACGACGGCCGCTACGCCCAAGGTCGTCTTTACGGCCAAAGAGGGCAAGCGGCCGTCGATTCTGCTCGACTTCGGCCGCGAGATTCACGGCGGCCTGCAGTTCGTTACCTGCATCCGCGCCTCGACCAAGCCGGTCAAGGTGCGCGTGCGGCTGGGCGAGTCGGTCGGCGAGGCGATGTGCAACATTACGCCCGAGAACGGCGCGACGAACGATCATGCGATGCGCGACTATACGATCGAGCTTCCGTGGCTCGGCGTGTGCGAAGTGGGCAATTCCGGCTTCCGCTTCGTGCGGATCGATCTGCTCGAAGATGACGTCGAGCTGCCTATCAAGGAGATACGTGCGAGCCTTCTCTATCGCGACATTCCCTACCTGGGCTCGTTCCGCTCGAGCGATCCGCGCGTGGACAGCATCTGGATGACCGGAGCCTACACGCTGCATCTGAACCTGCAGGAGTATCTGGTCGAGGCTCCGAAGCGCGACCGGCTCGTATGGCTCGGCGACTTGCATCCCGAAGTGCGCACGGCGCTGGCCGTTTTCGGCGACAACGAGGCTTTGTCGCGCGGGCTCGACTTCGCCCGCGACGAGACGCCGCTGCCTGGCTGGATGAACGGCATGTGCTCCTATTCGCTGTGGTGGGTGCTGATTCACCGCGACTATTACAAGTATCGCGGCGACATGGACTATTTGCGCGAGCAGCAGCCCTATCTGAGCCAGTTGCTCAGGATTCTGATGAGCAAGGTCGATGCCGAGGGGCGCGAGCACCTCGACGGGGGCGGCCGTTTCCTGGACTGGCCGACGAGCGAGGATACGCTCGCGATCGATGCCGGTCTGCATGCGCTGATGCTGATGACGCTCGAGGCCGGCGGCGAGATGCTGACCGCGCTGGGCGACAAGGAGCTGGCCGGGCAATGTTTCGAGACCGCCGGACGGATGAAGAAAGTGACGCCCGACTACCGTACGTCGAAACAGTCGGCCGCGCTGATTGCGTTGGCCGGGATCGTACCGGCCGAGAAGGCGAACGAGGAAGTGCTGAGCGTCGGCGGCCCGCACGGTTTCTCGACGTTCTACGGATATTACATGCTGCAGGCTCAGGCCAAGGCGGGCGACTATGCCGGCGCGATCCGCAACATGAAGGACTATTGGGGTGGCATGCTCGATCTGGGCGCCACGACCTTCTGGGAGGATTTCGACGTGGACTGGCTGAAGAACGCCGCGCGCATCGACGAACTGACGCCTGCGGGCAAAATCGACGTTCACCGCACCTACGGCGACTATTGTTACAAGGGATACCGTCACAGCCTGGCCCACGGTTGGGCATCGGGTCCGACCGCTTTCCTGAGCGAGTACGTGCTCGGCGTGCAGATCGTCGAGCCGGGCTGCAAGGTCGTCCGTGTCGAGCCGCATTTGGGCGATCTGGAATGGGTCGAGGGAACGGTTCCCACCCCCTACGGCGTGATACGGGTCCGTCATGACAAGCGTCCGGACGGTACGGTGCGCTCGAAGATCGAGGCTCCGAAAGGCGTGAAGGTGATCAAGTGA
- a CDS encoding rhamnulokinase, translated as MKQYSFLAFDLGATSGRTILGTLNEGKLQMKELTRFPNQILELGGHFYWNIYSLYEHLKAGMVAAAKEDVEIESIGIDTWGVDFAFLGSDGQMLGMPYAYRDPHTMGAPEEYFEKIMSRKEVYEATGIQVMNFNSLYQLYAMKRDKSSLLAAAKEALFIPDALSYMLTGKKVVEYTIASTSQMLNPRTKKFEKELLEKMGVDPELFGQIVMPGYVIGELTDTLAAETGLGKIPVVAVAGHDTASAVAAVPAKNEKFAYLSSGTWSLMGIEVKDPIITEETMRLNITNEGGVEGTTRLLKNITGMWILEQCIKEWKKEAIEYTYPEIVKMARDAEPFQSFIDPDDASFANPKSMIAAIKEFCTKSGQKVPRNHSELIRCIFESLALKYKNVLDKFRSLAPFPIERLHIIGGGAKNRLLNQFTANATGVTVVAGPSEGTAIGNIMLQARAAGCVNSLQEMRNMISEAIEIETFTPEDTDAWNAAYEKIKGLIK; from the coding sequence ATGAAGCAATATTCGTTTCTCGCGTTCGATCTGGGAGCCACCAGCGGCCGCACGATCCTCGGAACGCTGAACGAGGGCAAGCTCCAGATGAAGGAGCTGACTCGCTTCCCGAACCAGATTCTCGAACTGGGCGGACATTTTTACTGGAATATCTATTCGCTGTACGAGCATCTGAAGGCCGGCATGGTCGCCGCCGCGAAAGAGGATGTCGAGATCGAGTCGATCGGTATCGACACATGGGGCGTCGATTTCGCCTTTCTGGGGTCCGACGGCCAGATGCTGGGCATGCCCTATGCGTACCGCGATCCGCATACGATGGGGGCTCCCGAAGAGTATTTCGAGAAGATCATGTCGCGCAAGGAGGTGTACGAGGCTACCGGCATTCAGGTGATGAACTTCAACAGCCTGTACCAGCTTTACGCGATGAAGCGCGATAAGTCGTCGCTACTGGCCGCCGCCAAGGAGGCTCTGTTCATCCCCGACGCGCTGAGCTACATGCTGACGGGTAAGAAAGTGGTCGAGTATACGATCGCTTCGACCTCCCAGATGCTCAATCCCCGCACGAAGAAGTTCGAAAAAGAGTTGCTCGAGAAGATGGGCGTCGATCCCGAACTGTTCGGCCAGATCGTGATGCCGGGCTACGTGATCGGCGAGCTGACCGATACGCTGGCCGCCGAGACCGGGCTGGGTAAGATTCCGGTCGTCGCCGTCGCCGGACACGATACCGCTTCGGCCGTCGCCGCCGTTCCGGCCAAGAACGAGAAGTTCGCTTACCTGAGTTCCGGAACCTGGTCGCTGATGGGTATCGAGGTGAAAGACCCGATCATCACCGAGGAGACGATGCGCCTGAACATCACCAATGAGGGCGGCGTCGAGGGCACGACCCGGCTGCTGAAGAACATCACGGGCATGTGGATTCTCGAACAGTGCATCAAGGAGTGGAAGAAGGAGGCGATCGAGTACACCTACCCCGAGATCGTCAAGATGGCGCGCGACGCCGAGCCCTTCCAGTCGTTCATCGATCCCGACGACGCGTCGTTCGCCAATCCCAAGAGCATGATCGCGGCGATCAAGGAGTTCTGCACCAAGAGCGGGCAGAAAGTGCCGCGCAATCATTCGGAGCTGATCCGCTGCATTTTCGAGAGTTTGGCTCTCAAGTACAAGAACGTGCTCGACAAGTTCCGCTCGCTGGCTCCGTTCCCGATCGAGAGGCTGCATATCATCGGCGGCGGCGCGAAGAACCGTCTGCTGAACCAGTTCACGGCCAACGCTACCGGCGTGACGGTCGTGGCAGGGCCTTCGGAAGGAACGGCTATCGGCAACATCATGTTGCAGGCCCGTGCCGCCGGCTGCGTGAACTCGCTGCAGGAGATGCGCAACATGATCAGCGAGGCGATCGAGATCGAGACCTTCACGCCCGAGGATACCGACGCGTGGAACGCCGCATACGAAAAGATCAAAGGCTTGATCAAATAA
- a CDS encoding L-rhamnose isomerase → MKDAQIQKAYEAAKERYAEIGVNTDAVLEQIAKVSLSLHCWQTDDVTGFENPDGQLSGGIQATGNYPGKARNIEEVRKDIEKVKTLLPGNHRLNIHAIYGDFGGQKVDRDQIEPKHFQSWIDWAKANNMKLDFNSTSFSHPKSGDQTLSNRDKGIRDFWIEHTIRSRKIADEMGKQLGDKACHNLWIHDGSKDLTVDRYLYRSLLKDSLDKIFAVKCPNVKDAVESKVFGVGLESYTVGSHEFYMGYAVQNGIMCTLDMGHFHPTEETYDKISSLLLFTPEIMLHVSRPVRWDSDHVVILNDSVQLLAQEIVWANALGKTNIGLDYFDASINRIGAYVVGSRATQKAFLQALLTPIGKLREYEAEGKLFQRMAVLEEAKSMPWAAVYDYFCYQNNVPVAEDYIAEIEKYEKEVTSKR, encoded by the coding sequence ATGAAAGACGCACAGATTCAGAAAGCCTACGAGGCCGCCAAGGAGCGCTATGCCGAAATCGGCGTGAATACCGATGCCGTGCTCGAACAGATTGCCAAGGTATCGCTGTCGCTGCACTGCTGGCAGACCGACGACGTGACCGGTTTCGAGAATCCCGACGGCCAGCTCTCCGGAGGTATTCAGGCTACGGGCAACTATCCGGGCAAGGCCCGCAACATCGAGGAGGTCCGCAAGGACATCGAAAAGGTCAAGACGCTGCTCCCCGGTAACCATCGTCTGAACATCCACGCCATCTACGGCGACTTCGGCGGCCAGAAGGTCGACCGCGACCAAATCGAGCCGAAGCACTTCCAGAGCTGGATCGACTGGGCCAAGGCCAACAACATGAAGCTCGACTTCAACAGCACCAGCTTCTCGCACCCGAAGAGCGGCGACCAGACGCTGTCGAACCGCGACAAGGGCATCCGCGACTTCTGGATCGAGCATACGATCCGCAGCCGCAAAATCGCCGACGAGATGGGTAAGCAGCTCGGCGACAAGGCCTGCCACAACCTGTGGATTCACGACGGATCGAAGGACCTGACCGTCGACCGTTACCTGTACCGCTCGCTGCTGAAGGACTCGCTGGACAAGATCTTCGCCGTGAAGTGCCCGAACGTGAAGGATGCCGTCGAGAGCAAAGTGTTCGGCGTGGGTCTCGAAAGCTATACGGTCGGCTCGCACGAGTTCTATATGGGCTATGCCGTTCAGAACGGAATCATGTGCACGCTCGACATGGGACACTTCCATCCGACCGAGGAGACTTACGACAAGATTTCGTCCCTGCTGCTCTTCACTCCGGAGATCATGCTGCACGTAAGCCGTCCGGTACGCTGGGACAGCGACCACGTCGTGATCCTGAACGACAGCGTGCAGCTGCTCGCGCAGGAGATCGTATGGGCCAATGCCTTGGGCAAGACCAATATCGGCCTCGACTACTTCGATGCCTCGATCAACCGCATCGGCGCTTACGTCGTAGGTAGCCGTGCCACGCAGAAAGCGTTCCTTCAGGCCCTGCTGACTCCGATCGGCAAGCTCCGCGAGTACGAGGCCGAAGGCAAGCTGTTCCAGCGCATGGCCGTGCTCGAGGAAGCCAAGAGCATGCCTTGGGCTGCCGTTTACGACTACTTCTGCTACCAGAACAACGTTCCCGTGGCCGAAGACTACATCGCCGAAATCGAGAAGTACGAGAAGGAAGTTACCTCGAAAAGATAG
- the rhaT gene encoding L-rhamnose/proton symporter RhaT: MEILLGLLIIAIGSFGQSSSYVPIKKVKSWAWESFWIVQGIFAWLVFPFLGALLGVPQGMGLFELLGSGGALKSIVYGVLWGVGGLTFGLSMRYLGVALGQSISLGTCAGFGTLLPAIFAGTNLFRGEGLILLVGVCITLAGIAVIGYAGSLRSKNMTEEEKKAAIKDFALTKGLLVALLAGVMSACFALGLDAGAPIKEAALSNGVKPLFAGLPVILLVTFGGFLTNAAYCIQQNVKNHTGGDYFSVSGSVLVNNLLFCALAGVLWYSQFFGLEMGKSFLADSPLLLAFSWSILMSLNVTFSNVWGILLKEWKGCDRKTITVLVVGLVILVFSVFAPSLMNMAFGY; this comes from the coding sequence ATGGAAATTTTATTGGGCTTACTGATCATCGCCATAGGAAGCTTCGGGCAATCTAGCTCCTATGTGCCCATCAAGAAAGTGAAAAGCTGGGCTTGGGAAAGCTTCTGGATCGTTCAGGGTATTTTCGCATGGCTCGTATTCCCGTTTCTGGGCGCGCTGCTGGGCGTGCCTCAGGGCATGGGGCTTTTCGAGCTGCTCGGCTCGGGCGGAGCGCTCAAATCGATTGTTTACGGTGTACTCTGGGGCGTCGGCGGTCTGACGTTCGGACTCAGCATGCGCTATCTGGGCGTCGCGCTCGGCCAGTCGATTTCGCTGGGTACCTGCGCCGGCTTCGGCACGTTGCTGCCGGCCATCTTCGCCGGGACGAACCTGTTCCGGGGCGAGGGGCTGATCCTGCTCGTAGGCGTGTGCATCACGCTGGCAGGTATCGCCGTGATCGGCTATGCCGGCTCGCTGCGTTCGAAGAACATGACCGAAGAGGAGAAAAAGGCCGCGATCAAGGATTTCGCGTTGACCAAGGGCCTGCTCGTAGCGCTGTTGGCCGGCGTGATGAGCGCTTGCTTCGCGCTGGGCCTCGATGCGGGAGCCCCGATCAAGGAGGCGGCCCTCTCCAACGGCGTGAAACCGCTTTTCGCCGGTCTGCCGGTCATTCTGCTCGTAACTTTCGGCGGCTTTTTGACCAATGCCGCCTATTGCATTCAGCAGAACGTGAAGAATCACACCGGAGGGGACTATTTCTCCGTGTCGGGCAGCGTACTGGTCAACAATCTGCTTTTCTGCGCTTTGGCCGGCGTACTGTGGTACTCGCAGTTCTTCGGCTTGGAAATGGGCAAGAGCTTCTTGGCCGACTCGCCGCTGCTGCTCGCTTTCTCGTGGAGCATTCTGATGTCGCTGAACGTCACCTTCTCGAACGTATGGGGCATTCTGCTCAAGGAGTGGAAGGGTTGCGACCGCAAGACGATTACCGTGCTGGTCGTCGGCTTAGTGATTCTGGTCTTCTCGGTCTTCGCTCCGTCGTTGATGAACATGGCTTTCGGATATTAG
- the rhaM gene encoding L-rhamnose mutarotase yields the protein MMRCAFKMKLKLGCEVEYEKRHRAIWPELVKLLKETGVSEYSIFWDKETNLLFAVQEQAGDSGSQDLGTNPVVKKWWDYMADIMDVNPDNSPVSIPLKEVFYMK from the coding sequence ATTATGAGATGTGCATTCAAAATGAAACTCAAGCTCGGATGCGAGGTTGAGTATGAGAAGCGCCACCGCGCCATCTGGCCCGAGCTGGTCAAACTGCTCAAGGAAACGGGCGTCAGCGAGTATTCGATTTTTTGGGACAAGGAGACGAATTTGCTGTTCGCCGTTCAGGAACAGGCGGGCGACAGCGGCTCGCAGGATCTGGGTACGAATCCCGTCGTTAAAAAATGGTGGGATTACATGGCCGACATCATGGACGTCAATCCCGACAATTCGCCGGTGTCGATTCCCCTGAAGGAGGTTTTCTATATGAAATAG
- the rplI gene encoding 50S ribosomal protein L9 codes for MEVILIKDVDKLGYANDIVDVRPGYANNYLIPQGLAKSATASARKILAENLKQQAHKEAKLVGDAEALAAKIAETSLKLTAKAEEGRIFGSITAAHLAEALEAKGITVDRKSISLDAVKTIGAYEASVKIYKGISATVHFEVVAEE; via the coding sequence ATGGAAGTCATTCTGATCAAGGACGTAGACAAGTTGGGCTATGCAAACGACATCGTGGACGTACGCCCCGGTTATGCGAACAACTACCTGATCCCGCAGGGTTTGGCCAAAAGCGCGACGGCTTCGGCCCGCAAAATACTGGCCGAGAACCTCAAGCAGCAGGCCCACAAGGAAGCCAAGCTGGTAGGCGACGCCGAGGCGCTCGCGGCCAAGATCGCCGAAACCTCGCTGAAGCTGACGGCCAAGGCCGAGGAAGGACGCATTTTCGGATCGATCACGGCGGCTCACCTGGCCGAAGCCCTCGAAGCCAAGGGCATCACGGTGGATCGCAAGAGCATCTCGCTGGATGCAGTGAAGACGATAGGAGCCTACGAAGCCTCTGTCAAAATCTACAAAGGAATCTCCGCGACCGTTCATTTCGAGGTGGTCGCCGAAGAGTAA
- the rpsR gene encoding 30S ribosomal protein S18 — MAQNQSEIRYLNPPTVEVKKKKYCRFKKAGIKYVDYKDAEFLKKFLNEQGKLLPRRLTGTSQKYQKKVATAVKRARHLAMLPFVTDMFK; from the coding sequence ATGGCACAGAATCAATCGGAAATCAGATACCTCAACCCGCCTACCGTAGAGGTCAAGAAGAAAAAATACTGCCGCTTCAAGAAAGCCGGCATCAAATACGTCGACTACAAGGACGCGGAGTTTCTCAAGAAATTCCTCAACGAGCAGGGCAAACTGCTGCCCCGCCGCCTGACCGGTACCTCGCAGAAGTACCAGAAGAAGGTGGCTACCGCCGTCAAGCGTGCCCGTCATTTGGCCATGCTGCCTTTCGTAACCGACATGTTCAAATAA